A DNA window from Agrobacterium vaccinii contains the following coding sequences:
- a CDS encoding DEAD/DEAH box helicase has translation MTETQGIAPAIAQALEKRGYNDLTPVQKAMLAPELDGQDALVSAQTGSGKTVAFGMAIAPTLLQKNGRFGQAGAPLGIAIAPTRELAMQVMRELEWLYEFTGVSIASCVGGMDIRAERRALERGAHIIVGTPGRLCDHIKRKALDLSSIRAVVLDEADEMLDLGFREDLEFILEESPAERRTLMFSATVSRSIAKLAESYQKNAVRVATTSEQKQHVDIEYRAMVVSPSDRENAIINALRFYEARNAIVFCSTRAAVNHLTARLNNRGFSVVALSGELSQNERTHALQAMRDGRARVCVATDVAARGIDLPGLELVIHADLPTNSDTLLHRSGRTGRAGQKGISAIIVPMSQRRKAERLLEGAKVSPAWVRPPSAEEITQRDGERLLADASLTENVNDDERDFVAKLLEQHGAEKVAAAFVRLYHSGRSAPEDIAEVSIDGARKPRRDGFETVENNEPRRDRSDFSDSGWFTLSVGRKQNAEPRWLIPMLCRFGKLTRQDIGAIRMQQTETYVELAADAVDRFTSALGKDMMLEKGIRVQAMEGKPEMTGVAREDTRPPRAQKKYVKSDQASARPGDDKPWKKKAKPAGDHSSGGKPSKFEGKKDKPFEKRGPKKQDR, from the coding sequence ATGACAGAAACCCAGGGTATCGCCCCGGCGATTGCACAGGCGTTGGAAAAACGCGGCTATAATGATTTGACCCCCGTGCAGAAGGCCATGCTTGCGCCTGAACTGGACGGACAGGACGCGCTGGTTTCCGCCCAGACGGGCTCTGGCAAGACCGTTGCCTTCGGCATGGCCATTGCCCCGACGCTGTTGCAGAAGAATGGCCGCTTTGGCCAGGCCGGCGCGCCACTCGGCATCGCCATTGCCCCGACCCGCGAACTTGCCATGCAGGTGATGCGCGAGCTGGAATGGCTCTATGAATTCACCGGCGTTTCCATTGCGTCCTGCGTTGGCGGCATGGATATCCGCGCCGAGCGCCGTGCGCTGGAGCGCGGTGCCCATATCATCGTCGGCACACCGGGTCGTCTTTGCGACCACATCAAGCGCAAGGCGCTGGACCTGTCTTCCATTCGCGCCGTGGTGCTGGATGAGGCCGACGAAATGCTCGACCTTGGTTTCCGCGAAGATCTGGAATTCATTCTCGAAGAATCGCCTGCCGAGCGCCGCACGTTAATGTTTTCGGCGACGGTTTCGCGCAGCATCGCCAAGCTTGCCGAAAGCTATCAGAAGAATGCCGTGCGCGTTGCAACGACATCCGAGCAGAAGCAGCACGTCGATATTGAATACCGCGCCATGGTGGTTTCGCCTTCCGACCGCGAAAACGCAATCATCAATGCGCTGCGCTTTTATGAAGCCCGCAATGCCATCGTGTTCTGCTCCACCCGCGCCGCCGTCAACCACCTGACCGCGCGCCTCAACAATCGCGGTTTCTCCGTTGTGGCTCTCTCGGGCGAGTTGAGCCAGAACGAGCGCACACACGCTTTGCAGGCCATGCGTGACGGTCGCGCCCGCGTTTGCGTGGCAACCGACGTTGCCGCACGTGGTATCGACTTGCCGGGTCTCGAACTCGTCATCCATGCCGATCTGCCGACCAACTCCGATACGCTTCTGCACCGTTCGGGCCGTACCGGCCGTGCCGGACAGAAGGGCATCAGCGCTATCATCGTGCCCATGAGCCAGCGTCGCAAAGCTGAACGCCTTCTGGAAGGCGCCAAGGTCAGCCCGGCCTGGGTTCGCCCGCCATCTGCCGAGGAAATCACCCAGCGGGATGGCGAACGTCTGCTGGCGGATGCTTCGCTGACGGAAAACGTCAATGATGACGAGCGCGATTTTGTCGCCAAGCTTCTGGAGCAGCACGGTGCCGAAAAGGTCGCTGCTGCTTTCGTGCGTCTCTATCACTCGGGCCGTTCCGCACCGGAGGACATTGCCGAGGTTTCGATTGATGGCGCCCGCAAGCCACGTCGCGACGGTTTCGAGACAGTTGAAAACAACGAACCACGCCGAGACCGTTCCGACTTTTCCGACAGCGGCTGGTTTACGCTGTCCGTGGGCCGCAAGCAGAATGCCGAGCCACGCTGGCTGATCCCCATGCTGTGCCGCTTCGGCAAGCTGACGCGTCAGGATATCGGCGCGATCCGCATGCAGCAGACCGAGACCTATGTGGAACTGGCCGCTGATGCGGTGGACCGTTTCACCTCGGCACTTGGCAAGGACATGATGCTTGAAAAGGGCATCCGCGTCCAAGCCATGGAAGGCAAACCCGAAATGACGGGCGTTGCCCGCGAAGATACGCGCCCACCGAGAGCCCAGAAGAAATACGTGAAGTCCGACCAGGCGAGCGCACGCCCTGGCGACGACAAGCCTTGGAAGAAGAAGGCCAAGCCTGCGGGTGACCATTCTAGTGGCGGCAAGCCTTCGAAATTCGAAGGCAAGAAAGACAAGCCTTTCGAAAAGCGCGGGCCGAAGAAGCAGGATCGATAA
- the ubiG gene encoding bifunctional 2-polyprenyl-6-hydroxyphenol methylase/3-demethylubiquinol 3-O-methyltransferase UbiG, whose amino-acid sequence MSEATKTTVDQSEVDRFSAMAAEWWSPTGKFRPLHKFNPVRLEYIRNRACENFGRDPKAHRPLEGLRVLDIGCGGGLLSEPMARMGADVVGADPSEKNIGIASTHARKNNVSVDYRAVTAEQLLAAGETFDIVLNMEVVEHVADVDLFVTTCAKMVRPGGLMFAATINRTLKARALAIFAAENVLRWLPRGTHQYEKLVRPDELEKPILADGMSIIHRTGVFYNMLQDRWNLSSDMEVNYMVLAKRPS is encoded by the coding sequence ATGAGCGAAGCCACGAAAACGACCGTCGACCAGAGCGAGGTAGACCGTTTCTCCGCCATGGCTGCCGAGTGGTGGAGCCCGACCGGCAAGTTTCGGCCACTGCACAAGTTCAATCCCGTCCGCCTGGAATATATCCGCAACCGCGCCTGCGAGAATTTTGGTCGCGACCCCAAGGCGCACCGCCCTCTGGAGGGCTTGCGCGTTCTCGATATCGGTTGCGGTGGCGGCCTGCTATCCGAGCCGATGGCGCGCATGGGCGCTGATGTGGTGGGGGCCGATCCCTCCGAAAAGAACATCGGCATCGCATCCACCCACGCCCGGAAAAACAATGTTTCCGTGGATTACCGCGCCGTGACCGCCGAACAGTTGCTGGCGGCGGGTGAGACATTCGACATCGTTCTCAACATGGAAGTGGTGGAGCATGTGGCCGATGTCGATCTGTTCGTCACCACCTGCGCAAAGATGGTACGTCCCGGCGGGCTGATGTTCGCAGCTACGATCAATCGGACGCTGAAGGCCCGTGCGCTGGCGATTTTCGCTGCTGAAAATGTGTTGCGCTGGCTGCCACGCGGCACGCACCAATATGAAAAACTGGTACGCCCGGACGAACTGGAAAAGCCGATCCTTGCCGATGGCATGAGCATCATCCACCGCACAGGCGTCTTCTACAACATGTTGCAGGACCGCTGGAACCTGTCATCGGACATGGAAGTCAATTACATGGTGTTGGCAAAACGTCCGTCTTAA
- a CDS encoding SH3 domain-containing protein, giving the protein MKKKLFGALALLALVTAPALAQAATQGFSTANVNMRSGPSTAYPAVVVIPNGAPLTIHGCLSDTPWCDVSFSYGRGWVAGRYVQAIYRQNRVYVEPRYYRDLGVPIITFEAGRYWDQNYRDRDFYRERDRWRRPSGGYWNAPPPRGDFNRPRPRDDWRDDRGRDDRRDRGPNDGRWEQRHGDWNQNDRQRSPMRDRDGDRNERPRWDNDNRGRDGNRDRDVNRDENRDRNRDWSQNQNDRRQNDEGRRRPDGNRPPPPPQQGQEFGCIIGTPGCPTR; this is encoded by the coding sequence GTGAAGAAGAAACTGTTTGGTGCCCTTGCGCTTCTTGCGCTGGTAACCGCCCCGGCGCTGGCGCAAGCGGCGACGCAGGGCTTTTCCACGGCCAACGTCAACATGCGGTCCGGACCCAGCACGGCCTATCCTGCCGTGGTCGTCATTCCCAATGGAGCGCCGCTGACCATTCACGGCTGCCTGTCGGATACGCCGTGGTGCGATGTGTCGTTCAGCTATGGTCGTGGCTGGGTTGCCGGCCGTTACGTTCAGGCCATCTATCGCCAGAACCGCGTCTATGTAGAGCCGCGCTATTATCGTGATCTCGGCGTGCCGATCATTACCTTCGAAGCCGGACGCTATTGGGACCAGAACTACCGCGACCGCGATTTCTACCGCGAGCGTGACCGCTGGCGCCGTCCATCCGGCGGTTATTGGAATGCACCCCCACCACGCGGTGATTTCAACCGCCCGCGTCCGCGTGACGACTGGCGCGACGATCGCGGTCGTGATGACCGCCGTGACCGGGGTCCGAACGATGGTCGTTGGGAACAGCGTCACGGCGACTGGAACCAGAACGACCGTCAACGCTCACCGATGCGTGACCGTGATGGCGACCGCAACGAACGCCCGCGCTGGGATAACGACAATCGTGGCCGCGATGGTAACAGAGACCGGGATGTGAACCGCGACGAAAATCGTGATCGCAACCGCGACTGGAGCCAGAACCAGAACGACCGTCGCCAGAACGATGAGGGTCGCCGCCGTCCCGATGGAAATCGTCCGCCACCGCCTCCTCAGCAGGGTCAGGAATTCGGCTGCATCATCGGCACGCCAGGCTGCCCAACCCGTTAA
- a CDS encoding DUF4167 domain-containing protein, with protein sequence MRPGQQNKRGRGRGSNNNNNGGNGGGGGGNSNNFNRKGGNPLTRSYDSSGPDVKIRGTAQHIAEKYATLARDAQSSGDRVMAENYLQHAEHYNRIIASAQAQMQERFQRDDRGEFQQERDGDEMDGDDNDDVVVSMPVNHDQPEQRSQRNEQAQRNDQGERQERQDRPERQDRPERQDRNERRDRRERPARQERQPREAEDDTAPVPAVAAAVSAPVYDASSAPQPVIEGTPKEVAVEEEAQVNSAASERAPRRPRSTSPRPRRPRRAAGAEEGETNAESTEGGDAPTLENAAD encoded by the coding sequence ATGAGGCCAGGACAGCAGAACAAGCGCGGCCGGGGGCGTGGTAGCAACAACAATAACAATGGTGGCAACGGCGGCGGTGGTGGCGGTAACAGCAACAACTTTAACCGCAAGGGTGGCAACCCGCTCACCAGAAGTTACGACAGCTCCGGTCCCGATGTTAAGATCCGCGGCACGGCCCAGCATATAGCCGAGAAATATGCGACGCTTGCCCGTGATGCCCAGAGCTCCGGTGATCGCGTCATGGCCGAGAACTATTTGCAGCACGCGGAACATTACAACCGCATCATTGCATCTGCACAGGCGCAAATGCAGGAGCGTTTCCAGCGCGATGATCGCGGCGAGTTCCAGCAGGAGCGCGATGGTGACGAGATGGACGGCGATGACAACGATGACGTCGTCGTCTCCATGCCCGTCAATCATGATCAGCCCGAGCAGCGCTCCCAGCGTAACGAGCAGGCGCAGCGCAACGATCAGGGTGAACGTCAGGAAAGACAGGACCGCCCCGAGCGCCAGGATCGCCCTGAGCGTCAGGACCGTAACGAGCGCCGTGACCGTCGCGAGCGTCCTGCCCGTCAGGAACGCCAGCCCCGTGAAGCGGAAGACGACACAGCGCCGGTCCCAGCCGTAGCCGCAGCCGTCAGCGCCCCGGTCTACGACGCCAGCTCCGCACCTCAGCCGGTCATCGAGGGCACGCCCAAGGAAGTTGCAGTCGAAGAGGAGGCGCAGGTCAACTCCGCCGCCTCCGAACGCGCCCCCCGCCGCCCCCGCAGCACCAGCCCCCGCCCACGTCGCCCTCGCCGCGCCGCAGGAGCTGAAGAAGGCGAAACCAACGCGGAATCCACCGAAGGCGGCGACGCCCCAACGCTGGAAAACGCTGCCGACTAA
- the prmC gene encoding peptide chain release factor N(5)-glutamine methyltransferase — MRDRLQDAGVPEPLTDVRLLAGEVVGFSLTDFVLNGTRLISETEAEQIASLVARRAKGEPVHRILGHREFYGLDLLLSSGTLEPRPDTEVLVDALLPHLRRMAGKVGQARVLDLGTGTGAICLALLSECPEATGIGSDIAPDALETTQKNAERHRLTSRFTAVASNWFDRIEGRFDIIVSNPPYIRTDVIQTLDRDVREFDPMLALDGGADGLAPYRTIAEKAVEFLVDGGIIGVEIGYDQKDDVTGIFATHGYARLEAAKDYGGNDRALIFGR; from the coding sequence ATGCGAGACCGGCTGCAGGATGCAGGCGTGCCGGAACCGCTTACTGATGTCAGGCTGCTGGCAGGGGAGGTCGTCGGATTTTCGCTCACCGATTTCGTGTTGAACGGCACGCGACTCATCAGCGAGACCGAGGCAGAGCAGATCGCTTCTCTCGTCGCGCGGCGGGCAAAAGGCGAGCCGGTCCACCGCATTCTCGGCCATCGCGAATTCTACGGCCTCGACCTCCTCCTGTCTTCCGGCACGCTGGAGCCACGGCCAGATACCGAGGTACTGGTCGATGCCCTGCTGCCGCACCTGCGTCGCATGGCAGGCAAAGTGGGCCAGGCGCGTGTGCTGGATTTGGGCACCGGCACTGGTGCTATCTGTCTCGCGCTCCTCAGCGAATGCCCTGAGGCCACTGGTATCGGCAGCGATATCGCGCCAGATGCTCTCGAAACGACACAGAAAAATGCTGAGCGACACCGCCTCACCAGCCGTTTTACGGCGGTCGCGAGCAATTGGTTCGATCGTATCGAGGGCCGCTTTGACATAATCGTGTCGAACCCGCCCTATATAAGAACGGATGTGATCCAGACACTGGATCGCGATGTCCGCGAGTTCGATCCCATGCTGGCGCTCGATGGCGGTGCGGATGGCCTTGCCCCATACCGCACCATCGCTGAAAAAGCTGTGGAATTTCTGGTGGATGGTGGCATTATCGGCGTTGAAATCGGCTACGATCAGAAAGACGACGTGACAGGTATATTCGCGACCCACGGCTATGCGCGTCTTGAGGCGGCGAAGGATTACGGCGGCAATGATCGCGCCCTGATATTTGGTCGGTAG
- the prfA gene encoding peptide chain release factor 1 gives MAKLPVEKMRELERRFGEIEARMSAGPAADVYVKLASEYSELQPVVKTIREYEKALAEVADLENLLGDKSTDRDMRDLAEAELPDMSELIEQLEKDMQILLLPKDAADEKSAIVEIRAGTGGSEAALFAGNLFRMYERFASTKGWKVEILSASEGEAGGFKEIIATITGRGVFSKLKFESGVHRVQRVPETEASGRIHTSAATVAVLPEAEEIDIEIRAEDIRIDTMRASGAGGQHVNTTDSAVRVTHLPTGLIVTSSEKSQHQNRAKAMQVLRSRLYDIERQKVDNERSADRKSQVGSGDRSERIRTYNFPQGRVTDHRINLTLYKLDRMIEGDIDEMVDALIADYQAGQLAQLGEQH, from the coding sequence GTGGCGAAGCTTCCCGTCGAAAAAATGCGTGAGCTTGAGCGGCGTTTCGGTGAAATCGAAGCGCGCATGTCGGCTGGCCCTGCCGCCGATGTCTACGTGAAGCTTGCGTCTGAATATTCGGAATTACAGCCGGTGGTCAAAACCATCCGCGAGTATGAGAAGGCGCTTGCCGAAGTGGCCGATCTCGAAAACCTGCTGGGAGACAAATCGACCGACAGGGACATGCGCGATCTCGCCGAGGCAGAGCTTCCTGATATGTCCGAGCTTATCGAGCAGCTCGAAAAGGACATGCAAATCCTTCTTCTGCCCAAGGACGCCGCAGACGAAAAAAGCGCCATCGTCGAAATCCGCGCCGGAACGGGCGGCTCCGAGGCGGCCCTTTTTGCGGGCAACCTGTTTCGCATGTACGAGCGTTTCGCCAGCACCAAGGGCTGGAAGGTCGAGATACTCTCCGCCAGCGAAGGTGAGGCAGGTGGTTTCAAGGAAATCATCGCCACCATCACCGGGCGCGGCGTGTTCTCCAAGCTGAAGTTCGAATCCGGCGTGCACCGCGTTCAGCGCGTACCGGAAACCGAGGCCAGTGGGCGCATCCATACGTCGGCGGCGACCGTCGCAGTTCTGCCGGAAGCCGAGGAAATCGACATCGAAATCCGCGCCGAAGACATCCGCATCGATACGATGCGCGCGTCGGGCGCCGGTGGCCAGCACGTCAACACCACGGACTCGGCGGTGCGCGTCACCCATTTGCCCACCGGCCTCATCGTCACCTCGTCGGAAAAATCGCAGCACCAGAACCGTGCGAAAGCCATGCAGGTCCTGCGCTCGCGACTCTACGATATCGAGCGCCAGAAGGTCGATAATGAGCGCTCCGCAGACCGCAAGAGCCAGGTCGGGTCCGGCGATCGCTCCGAGCGCATCCGCACCTATAATTTCCCGCAGGGGCGCGTCACCGATCACCGCATCAACCTGACGCTCTACAAGCTCGACCGCATGATCGAAGGCGATATCGATGAAATGGTCGATGCGCTGATTGCCGATTATCAGGCAGGTCAATTGGCGCAACTGGGCGAGCAACATTGA
- the ptsP gene encoding phosphoenolpyruvate--protein phosphotransferase, with protein sequence MRDLSAGPRVLLKRLREMMAEHLEPQERLDQIVRQIASNMVAEVCSVYVLRSDSVLELYATEGLNKDAVHLAQLKMGQGLVGTIAASAQPLNLSDAQAHPAFRYLPETGEEIYHSFLGVPILRSGRTLGVLVVQNKTSRTYREDEVEALETTAMLIAEIVASGELKKITRPGVELDLTRAVSIDGDAYGEGIGLGHVVLHDPRIVVTNLLNEDADMEIRRLAEAIGSLRLSIDDMLQRRDVATEGEHREVLETYRMFAHDQGWVRRMEEAIRNGLTAEAAVEKVQSDTKARMMRLTDPYLRERMHDFDDLANRLLRQLIGYGGRGPEEDFPADAIVLARAMGAAELLDYPREKLRGLVLEDGAVTSHVVIVARAMGIPIIGQAAGIVALAENNDAIIIDGDDGQVHLRPVVDLQRAYEEKVRLRAKRQEQFRALRDVEPVTKDGQRVDLKMNAGLLVDLPQLDESGADGIGLFRTELQFMIASNMPKGEEQEAFYRSVLRNAKGKPVTFRTLDIGGDKVVSYMRGQEEENPALGWRAIRLSLDRPGLMRTQLRALLRAASGAELRIMLPMITEVAEIRVARELLQKEVQHLSKFGHSLPRKLQFGAMLEVPSLMWQLDELMAEVDFVSVGSNDLFQFTMAVDRGNARVSDRFDNLGKPFLRILRDIVRAGTRNNTQVTLCGEMASKPLSAMALMGLGFRSISMSPTAIGPVKAMLLGLDAAALSEELEAALDDNKSVESTRQVLLRFAATHSIPI encoded by the coding sequence ATGAGAGACCTTTCCGCAGGTCCACGCGTCCTCCTCAAGCGGCTTCGCGAAATGATGGCGGAGCATCTTGAGCCGCAGGAGCGTCTCGACCAGATTGTTCGGCAGATTGCCAGCAACATGGTCGCAGAAGTGTGTTCCGTCTACGTGCTGCGGTCCGACAGCGTTCTGGAGCTTTACGCCACCGAAGGACTCAATAAAGACGCAGTCCATCTGGCCCAGCTGAAAATGGGGCAAGGTCTTGTCGGCACCATCGCCGCATCCGCCCAGCCGCTCAATCTTTCCGATGCGCAGGCCCACCCCGCTTTCCGCTATCTTCCTGAAACGGGAGAAGAAATTTATCATTCCTTCCTCGGTGTGCCGATTTTGAGATCCGGTCGCACTCTTGGCGTTCTTGTCGTTCAGAACAAGACCAGCCGAACATACCGGGAGGATGAAGTTGAAGCGCTTGAGACAACTGCGATGCTTATCGCGGAGATCGTGGCGAGCGGTGAATTGAAGAAAATCACACGCCCCGGTGTGGAGCTGGACCTGACCCGGGCCGTCTCCATCGATGGCGATGCCTATGGAGAAGGCATCGGCCTTGGCCATGTCGTTCTGCATGATCCGCGAATCGTCGTCACCAATCTCCTCAACGAAGACGCCGATATGGAAATCCGCCGCCTGGCGGAGGCCATCGGTTCGTTGCGCCTGTCCATCGATGACATGCTCCAGCGCCGCGACGTGGCGACGGAAGGCGAGCACCGCGAAGTCTTGGAAACCTACCGCATGTTCGCCCACGACCAGGGCTGGGTGCGTCGCATGGAAGAGGCTATTCGCAATGGACTAACGGCAGAAGCCGCTGTCGAAAAGGTTCAAAGCGACACCAAGGCGCGCATGATGCGCCTCACCGATCCCTATCTGCGCGAGCGGATGCACGATTTCGACGATCTGGCCAACCGCCTTCTGCGCCAGCTGATCGGCTATGGCGGTCGCGGCCCTGAGGAAGATTTCCCGGCGGATGCCATCGTTCTCGCCCGTGCCATGGGTGCTGCCGAGCTTTTGGATTATCCGCGTGAAAAGCTGCGCGGGCTGGTGCTGGAAGACGGCGCTGTCACCAGCCACGTCGTCATCGTTGCACGTGCCATGGGCATTCCCATCATCGGCCAGGCCGCAGGCATCGTGGCGCTGGCTGAAAACAATGACGCCATCATCATCGATGGCGACGACGGGCAGGTGCATTTGCGCCCCGTTGTGGATCTTCAGCGGGCCTACGAGGAAAAAGTCCGTCTTCGCGCCAAGCGTCAGGAACAGTTCCGGGCGCTGCGCGATGTCGAACCCGTCACCAAGGACGGCCAGCGGGTCGATCTCAAGATGAATGCGGGCCTTCTGGTCGATCTGCCGCAGTTGGACGAATCCGGTGCTGATGGCATCGGCCTGTTCCGCACCGAACTGCAGTTCATGATCGCCTCCAACATGCCTAAGGGCGAGGAGCAGGAAGCCTTTTATCGCAGCGTTCTGCGCAACGCCAAAGGCAAGCCGGTCACTTTCCGCACGCTTGATATCGGCGGCGACAAGGTCGTGTCCTATATGCGCGGTCAGGAAGAGGAAAACCCGGCTCTCGGCTGGCGTGCCATTCGCCTGTCGCTCGACCGTCCTGGCCTGATGCGCACCCAGCTGCGCGCGCTTCTTCGTGCTGCCTCAGGTGCCGAATTGCGCATCATGCTGCCGATGATCACCGAGGTCGCGGAAATCCGCGTTGCACGGGAACTGCTGCAAAAGGAAGTGCAGCACCTGTCGAAATTCGGCCATTCCCTGCCGCGCAAGCTGCAATTCGGGGCCATGCTCGAAGTGCCCTCTTTGATGTGGCAGCTGGACGAACTGATGGCCGAAGTCGATTTCGTGTCGGTTGGTTCGAACGATCTGTTCCAGTTCACCATGGCGGTGGATCGCGGCAATGCCCGCGTGTCGGATCGTTTCGACAATCTCGGCAAGCCCTTCCTGCGCATCCTGCGTGACATCGTCCGCGCCGGTACCCGCAACAACACGCAGGTCACGCTGTGCGGGGAGATGGCCAGCAAGCCGCTCTCTGCCATGGCACTGATGGGCCTCGGCTTCCGCTCTATTTCCATGTCGCCCACCGCCATCGGCCCGGTCAAAGCTATGCTGCTGGGGCTGGATGCGGCAGCGCTGTCGGAGGAACTGGAAGCGGCGCTGGATGACAACAAGTCGGTGGAAAGCACGCGTCAGGTGCTTTTGCGCTTTGCAGCGACCCATTCCATCCCTATTTGA
- a CDS encoding aspartate kinase, translating to MARIVMKFGGTSVANLERIHNVARHVKREVDAGHEVAVVVSAMSGKTNELVDWVQNTPKVAGSKETSFYDAREYDAIVASGEQVTSGLLAIALQSMGINARSWQGWQIPIRTDNAHGAARILDIDGSDIVRRMGEGQVAVVAGFQGLGPDNRIATLGRGGSDTSAVAIAAAVKADRCDIYTDVDGVYTTDPRIVPKARRLKKVAFEEMLEMASLGAKVLQVRSVELAMVHKVRTFVRSSFEDPDAPGMGDLIDPPGTLICDEEEIVEQEVVTGIAYAKDEAQISLRRLSDRPGVSAAIFGPLAESHINVDMIVQNISEDGSRTDMTFTVPSGDMPKAIKVLEDNKAQIGFDVVQNETGLAKVSVIGIGMRSHAGVAASAFKALAEKNINIKAITTSEIKISILIDGAYAELAVRTLHSAYGLDKS from the coding sequence ATGGCTCGCATTGTCATGAAATTCGGCGGCACGTCCGTCGCAAATCTCGAACGCATTCATAATGTCGCCCGGCATGTGAAACGTGAAGTGGATGCCGGTCACGAGGTGGCGGTTGTCGTCTCCGCCATGTCCGGCAAGACCAACGAGCTGGTGGACTGGGTTCAGAACACGCCGAAAGTGGCGGGCTCCAAGGAAACCTCGTTCTACGATGCGCGCGAGTATGACGCCATCGTCGCGTCGGGCGAGCAGGTTACGTCTGGTCTTCTGGCCATTGCCTTGCAGTCCATGGGCATCAATGCCCGTTCCTGGCAGGGCTGGCAGATCCCCATCCGCACCGATAACGCCCATGGCGCCGCCCGCATTCTGGATATTGACGGTTCCGATATCGTTCGCCGCATGGGCGAGGGTCAGGTGGCCGTCGTTGCCGGCTTTCAGGGCTTGGGCCCGGACAACCGCATTGCCACGCTCGGTCGCGGCGGTTCCGATACGTCTGCCGTTGCCATTGCCGCTGCCGTCAAGGCGGACCGCTGCGATATCTACACCGATGTCGATGGCGTCTATACCACCGATCCGCGCATCGTGCCCAAGGCCCGCCGCCTCAAGAAGGTCGCCTTCGAGGAAATGCTCGAAATGGCATCCTTGGGCGCAAAGGTCTTGCAGGTTCGCTCGGTGGAGCTTGCCATGGTGCACAAGGTTCGGACCTTCGTGCGCTCCAGTTTCGAGGATCCCGATGCGCCGGGCATGGGTGACCTTATCGATCCGCCCGGTACTTTGATTTGTGACGAGGAAGAAATCGTGGAACAGGAAGTCGTAACCGGCATCGCCTATGCCAAGGATGAAGCACAAATCTCGCTGCGCCGCCTGTCGGACCGGCCGGGTGTGTCCGCCGCCATTTTCGGCCCGCTGGCCGAATCCCACATCAATGTGGACATGATCGTGCAGAACATCTCGGAAGATGGTTCGCGCACCGACATGACGTTTACGGTTCCATCAGGCGATATGCCCAAGGCCATCAAGGTACTGGAAGACAACAAGGCGCAGATCGGCTTTGACGTCGTTCAGAACGAGACCGGTCTTGCCAAGGTATCGGTCATCGGCATCGGCATGCGCAGCCACGCAGGCGTTGCTGCCAGCGCGTTCAAGGCTTTGGCCGAGAAGAATATCAACATCAAGGCCATCACGACGTCGGAAATCAAGATTTCCATCCTTATTGATGGCGCCTATGCGGAACTTGCAGTTCGTACTTTGCATTCTGCTTACGGTCTGGATAAGAGTTGA
- a CDS encoding DUF1178 family protein yields MIRYSLHCEKAHEFEGWFSSSADYDNQRARGLVTCPVCNSADVTKMLMAPSVSTAREKEATRTLALDAAQAQAFAKIKETLATIRANTDDVGEKFPEEARKIHYGEAEARGIIGQASPQEAKALIEEGIAVAPLPVLPDDVN; encoded by the coding sequence GTGATCCGCTACTCGCTCCATTGCGAAAAAGCCCATGAGTTCGAGGGCTGGTTTTCCAGTAGCGCCGATTATGACAATCAGCGCGCACGCGGTCTCGTGACGTGCCCGGTCTGCAATTCCGCGGATGTCACCAAGATGCTGATGGCACCGTCGGTCTCGACAGCGCGCGAGAAGGAGGCCACACGAACGCTGGCACTCGATGCGGCGCAAGCCCAGGCCTTCGCCAAGATCAAGGAAACCTTGGCAACGATCCGTGCGAACACCGATGATGTCGGTGAAAAGTTTCCCGAGGAAGCTCGCAAGATCCATTACGGCGAGGCCGAAGCCCGTGGCATTATCGGGCAGGCCTCTCCGCAGGAAGCAAAAGCTTTGATCGAGGAGGGGATCGCGGTCGCGCCGCTTCCCGTCCTGCCTGACGACGTTAATTAA